The genome window AGGCTGCTGACCTGAAATCACTTTCAATTCAGCTACTCCGGAATCAAGGAGCTTATTATTATTGATCGCTTCCCCTAAACCCATGTTCAAGACAACTTTTTCAAGTTTTGGAACCTGCATAACGTTTTTATAATTAAAAGTTTCCATCATCTTAGGAACAACTTCTTTGCAGTAATATTCTCTTAACTGTGACATTAATCTTCCCCGAAAACTATAAATTTTCAAATAATTAATTTAACAAGGATAAAGGGAAACCCATTAGGGGAGACGTAATTTTAGTACGTCGACCGAAGGTTATGACCGATAACAGATTAAAATTATTTAGATAAAAATCCACAATGGTTTATACATCAATCATTTCATTACATTTGCTACATACACGAACTTTTTTTCCGTCTTCAATAAGCTTCCGCTTAATACGCACTGCATTAAGGCATTTATTACAAACCAACATTACATTTGACCAATGAAGCGGAGCCTCCTGTTCTACTATGCCACCCTGCCTGTTAGTTGCACTTGGCTTGGAATGTTTTTTTATTATGTTAATGTTCTCTACAATAACCCGGCTGTCTTTTCTGATAACCCTTACAATTTTTCCGATTTTATCTCTATCCTTACCGGTAATTATCTTAACTTTATCATCTTTTTTTAAATGAATTTTATTAGCTGTCATAAAGAACCTCTTAAAATATTATACAAGGGAAGATATCGGCTTTATAAAACCTCAGGAGCAAGAGAGATAATTTTCATAAATTTTTTTGCCCTAAGCTCTCTTGCAACAGGACCGAAAATACGTGTTCCTAAAGGTTCTTGATTTGCGGTTATTAAGACTGCGGAATTATCATCAAACCTTATATATGATCCGTCAGGCCTTCTAATCTCTTTCTTGGTACGTACTACTACCGCTTTAAGAACGTCACCTTTTTTTGCTTTGGCATTTGGCATTGCTTCCTTTATTGATACAACGATTATATCGCCGACACTAGCATACCTTCTTCTTGACCCGCCTAAGACTTTTATACAATAAACAACTTTAGCTCCTGAATTGTCAGCTACAGTCAATCTTGTTTCTGCCTGTATCATTATAAAGTATTTCCTTTTCTAATGCCACCCCTGCAACTTAAAGGTTGGCGACTTCTAATTAAACAGCCCTGTCAAGTATCTTGTTTACAACCCATTTCTTGGTTTTGCTGATAGGTTTTGATTCCATGATTAGTACCTTATCACCAAAACAGCACTCATTATCTTTGTCATGAGCAACAAATTTTGAACGCCTTTTTATATATTTATGATAAAGTTTATGTTTAACAAGTCTCTCAACATTTACAACAACTGTTTTGTCCATCTTGTCACTAACAACAGTTCCAACAGCCTGTCTCTTTATTCCGATTTTTTTCATGACAGCAACTATTCTATTCCATATCTTTGTTGTCGATCATTTCTCTTATTAGAGTCTTAACCCTGGCAATATTCCGTTTGGTCTTTTTCATTAATTGAGTGTTATCAAGCTGGTCGGTTTGATGCTGAAAACGAAGATTAAACAATTCTTCTTCATAATTAACGAGCTTGTTATTCATCTCATCAAGGCTTAACTCTCTAATCTCACCCGTCTTCATTAAAATAAACTCCTTGCAACAAACCTGGTTTTCACTGAAAGCTTGTGTGACGCAAGGCGCAAAGCCTCCTTGGCAAGCTCTATAGGAACACCATCCATTTCATAAAGAATTCTTCCGGGTTTAACGATGGCTTGCCATCCTTCGGGAGCGCCCTTCCCTTTACCCATTCTAACTTCAGCCGGTTTTTTTGTATATGGTTTATCAGGAAAAATTCTTATCCAGGTTCTGCCACCTCTCTTCACATGCCTGGTCATTGCTATACGGGCTGCTTCTATCTGCCTCGCAGATATTGCTCCGCACTCAATTACCTGCAATCCATAGTCACCAAAATTTAAATTACAACCCCTTAGTGCAACACCCTTCATTCTACCTCTCTGGTGCTTGCGGAATTTCATCTTCTTGGGACTCAGCATTTAAAATTACTCCTATTCTACCTATAAATTTTCAGATAATTAATTTTGTTGCGTTATCGCTCAAAACATTATCTCGACGCAAAGCCAGTACGCCTCCTAAGCTTTTCTCTATAGATTGTGAAATTAATTATCTAAAAGCCCATAAATAGTAACTATATTTTAGATTCAAAAATAATGATATATCTTATAATATCATTATTTATTTTTCTTTAAAATCTCACCCTTAAAAATAAAAACTTTAACACCAATTACACCATATGTGGTATGCGATTCCGTAAAACCGTAATCAATATCCGCACGTAAGGTATGCAGGGGGACCCTTCCTTCTTTGTAACATTCCGTCCGAGCCATCTCTGCACCTCCCAAGCGACCTGAGCATATAACCTTAACACCTTCAGCACCAAATCGAATGGCAGACTGAATACCACGTTTCATGGCACGCCGAAAAGCTACCCTCCGTTCTATCTGAAGAGCAATACTTTCTGCAACAAGCTGAGCATCAACCTCAGGTTTTCGTACCTCCTGAACATCAATAAAAACTTCTTGAGAAATCATTTTTTCAAGCGTTTTTTTTAACTCAGCTATTTCAGAACCTTTTTTTCCTATTATAATACCAGGTCTAGAAGTAAAAATTTTTAGTCTGACACGCTTATTCGATCTCTCAATTTCAATTTTAGAAACACCTGCGTGATAATTTTTTTTCTTAAGAAACTTCCTGATATTAAAATCTTCTAAAATATAATCAGAATATTTCTTACCGGCATACCATTTCGACTCCCAAGTCTTAACTACACCCAGCCTCAAACTTATAGGATTAACTTTCTGGCCCAAGCTTTTTATCCTCCCTTATGCCAAATCATCACATAATATAACAGTAATATGAGCGGTACGTTTTAAAATTCTTGTTCCCCTACCGCGCGCCCTGGCTCTGAATCGTTTTAATGTTGGTCCCTGATCAGCAGAAATATTTCGAATAACCAATGCGTCTATATCTACCCCTGAATGTTGGTCAGCATTTGCAACGGCACTGCGTATTGTTTTTTCAACTATGGCCGCCGCTTTTTGAGGCATAAATTTTAAAATATCCAGACCGGCTTCAACAGGCTTACTCTTAATGGTCCCCACTATCATACGAACTTTTCTTGGAGAAATGCGCACGTACTTTGCAACTGCTCTAAACTCCATTTTCGGCAATTCCTTATTTATACAGATTTTCAAACATCTGTTAATGCTGATTATTTCCTTAATCTCGATTTTTTATCCCCGGCATGTCCATAAAAAACACGTGTCGGAGAAAATTCACCAAGTTTATGACCCACCATATCTTCTGAAACAAAGACCGGAACAAATTTTTTTCCGTTATGAACTGCCATCGTAAATCCTACCATCTCAGGTATAATGGTTGACCTTCTTGACCATGTCTTTACAACGCTATTACTTCTAGTCTCCTGGGCAGTTGTTATTTTTTTTAATAACTTTGGATCAACATACGGACCTTTTTTTAATGATCGCGGCATAAAAACTCCTGGAAAAATGATAAATATATTTCAATAATTATCAAATGCTATTTTTTAGTTCTTTTTTTAACAACAAACCTGTTGTTCTTCCTCTTGTTCCTTGTCTTATACCCTTTGGTAGGCATTCCCCATGGAGTACAAGGATGACGCCCGCCTGAAGAACGGCCTTCACCGCCTCCCATTGGATGATCAACCGGATTCATCGCAACTCCACGCACTTTAGGTCGTCTCCCAAGCCAACGCTTCCTGCCTGCCTTTCCCAAGGAAATATTCTCATGTATTACATTTCCCAGCTGACCGATTGTTGCATTGCAGTTTAATAAAACCATCCGAACTTCACCTGAAGGCAATTTCACTTGAGCATATCTATCTTCTTTCGCCATGAGCTGAGCATATGTACCGGCACTCCTGACAATCTGTCCACCTTTGCCCATCGTCAATTCAATATTATGAATATGTGTCCCTAAAGGTATGTTTTTTAAGGGTAGAGTATTTCCAGGTTTAATATCGGCTTCTATGGATGAGATAACCGAATCTCCAACAGAAAGGTTGAGCGGAGCGAGTATATAACGTTTTTCGCCATCAGCATAATACAATAATGCTATTCTCGCAGACCTGTTCGGATCATATTCAATTGTAGCAACTGTTGCGGGAATACCGACTTTGTTCCTCTTAAAATCAATTATCCTGTAACGCCTTTTATGACCACCGCCTCGATGCCTGCTCGTAATCCTTCCATTTACATTACGTCCACCGGTTTTTTTAATAATTTTCAACAGACTTTTTTCAGGGGTGGTTGTTGTAATCTCTTCAAAAGTAGAATAAGTCTGAGCCCTGCGACCGGCAGATGTTGGTTTTACTCTTTTAACAGCCATTATAAACCTTTAAGCTCCTAAGCTCCTTCAAAAAATTCAATCCGTTCACCAGGTAATAATCGAACAATAGCCTTTTTCCAATCCTTACGCTTACCTATTATTCTGCCTTTTTGTTTGGTTTTGCCTTTTACCTGAATAGTCTTAACAGAAGCAACTTTAACCTTGAATATCTTTTCCACAGCATTTCTGATCTCAATACGGTTGGCTGCTCGATCTACTTCAAAGGCAAACTGGTTTGCTTCTTCTTTCAAAAGCACTGTTTTTTCAGTAACAAGAGGCCGCTTGATTATTCTATATTTAATCATACCACAAACCTCCCTTCGATGCTCTTAATGGATGGCTCCAACAACACCAAATGATTGTACTTAAGAATATCGTAAACATTAAGCCCCTCATATCTCATAACTTTTATGTTAGGAACATTTCTTGAGGAAAGCTCAAGCTTTTCATTTTTTTCATCTATTACAATCAAAGCTTTCTTTATATTCAATTGATTGATGATACCTATAAATTTTTTTGTCTGGATCTTATCTAAATCAAAATTATCCAGCACAACCAGTTCATTCGTCCTGTATTTGCTGCTCAGCGCCATCTTAAGGGCTAGTTTTTTTACCTTTTTAGGAACCGAGTAGGCGTACGACCTGGGATCAGGGCCAAAAACAGAACCTCCTCCACGCAATAGAGGAGATTTGATATCACCTCTCCGTGCCCTTCCAGTGCCCTTTTGCCTGAATAATTTTCTTCCACTTCCCTTTACATCACTACGATGTTTAACTGAAGCAGTTCCTGAGCGCCTGCAAGCCAACTGCATCCTGACTACTTCATGCAGAACATTCGATTTGGCAGGTACGTCGAATATATAATCTGCCAGTTCTATTTCTGAAACCTTTTCCGCTTTTGTATTTAAAACATCCACAACAGCCATTTGCAATACCAAACTATAAATGTTGATGAATTCAAAAAAAATTGTTTATAATTAGATTTTTATAGCTCTTAAAACAACTTTTTTATCAAGCCATCACGGTTAATAAAAAAATTATAGATTTTCAGATAATTATTTGATTTTAAAATTTATATTTATTCTGCAAGCGCCCTTTTTTTAATTGCTACCAGACCCGATCTATGACCAGGCAAAGCACCTTTTATCAATATCAAATTTTCTTCCGGCCGGATATCGACAATTTCGAGGTTACGTACTGTTGTTCTCGAATTGCCATAATGGCCCGGGAGTTTCTTTCCTTTTATAACCTTGCCGGGCCAAGCACTGCACCCTACAGAACCCGGAATTCTATGACTATGACTACCATGGGTCTTTTTGCCTCCATGAAAGCCATGTCGTTTTATAACACCAGCAAAACCACGTCCCTTGCTCGTGCCGGCAACGTCAACACGTTCACCCACTTTAAAAATATCGAGAAGGATCTTCTGTCCGGGTTTATATAA of Desulfosarcina sp. BuS5 contains these proteins:
- the rplX gene encoding 50S ribosomal protein L24 is translated as MTANKIHLKKDDKVKIITGKDRDKIGKIVRVIRKDSRVIVENINIIKKHSKPSATNRQGGIVEQEAPLHWSNVMLVCNKCLNAVRIKRKLIEDGKKVRVCSKCNEMIDV
- the rplN gene encoding 50S ribosomal protein L14, encoding MIQAETRLTVADNSGAKVVYCIKVLGGSRRRYASVGDIIVVSIKEAMPNAKAKKGDVLKAVVVRTKKEIRRPDGSYIRFDDNSAVLITANQEPLGTRIFGPVARELRAKKFMKIISLAPEVL
- the rpsQ gene encoding 30S ribosomal protein S17 codes for the protein MKKIGIKRQAVGTVVSDKMDKTVVVNVERLVKHKLYHKYIKRRSKFVAHDKDNECCFGDKVLIMESKPISKTKKWVVNKILDRAV
- the rpmC gene encoding 50S ribosomal protein L29; the protein is MKTGEIRELSLDEMNNKLVNYEEELFNLRFQHQTDQLDNTQLMKKTKRNIARVKTLIREMIDNKDME
- the rplP gene encoding 50S ribosomal protein L16; this translates as MLSPKKMKFRKHQRGRMKGVALRGCNLNFGDYGLQVIECGAISARQIEAARIAMTRHVKRGGRTWIRIFPDKPYTKKPAEVRMGKGKGAPEGWQAIVKPGRILYEMDGVPIELAKEALRLASHKLSVKTRFVARSLF
- the rpsC gene encoding 30S ribosomal protein S3 is translated as MGQKVNPISLRLGVVKTWESKWYAGKKYSDYILEDFNIRKFLKKKNYHAGVSKIEIERSNKRVRLKIFTSRPGIIIGKKGSEIAELKKTLEKMISQEVFIDVQEVRKPEVDAQLVAESIALQIERRVAFRRAMKRGIQSAIRFGAEGVKVICSGRLGGAEMARTECYKEGRVPLHTLRADIDYGFTESHTTYGVIGVKVFIFKGEILKKNK
- the rplV gene encoding 50S ribosomal protein L22, translating into MEFRAVAKYVRISPRKVRMIVGTIKSKPVEAGLDILKFMPQKAAAIVEKTIRSAVANADQHSGVDIDALVIRNISADQGPTLKRFRARARGRGTRILKRTAHITVILCDDLA
- the rpsS gene encoding 30S ribosomal protein S19 yields the protein MPRSLKKGPYVDPKLLKKITTAQETRSNSVVKTWSRRSTIIPEMVGFTMAVHNGKKFVPVFVSEDMVGHKLGEFSPTRVFYGHAGDKKSRLRK
- the rplB gene encoding 50S ribosomal protein L2 yields the protein MAVKRVKPTSAGRRAQTYSTFEEITTTTPEKSLLKIIKKTGGRNVNGRITSRHRGGGHKRRYRIIDFKRNKVGIPATVATIEYDPNRSARIALLYYADGEKRYILAPLNLSVGDSVISSIEADIKPGNTLPLKNIPLGTHIHNIELTMGKGGQIVRSAGTYAQLMAKEDRYAQVKLPSGEVRMVLLNCNATIGQLGNVIHENISLGKAGRKRWLGRRPKVRGVAMNPVDHPMGGGEGRSSGGRHPCTPWGMPTKGYKTRNKRKNNRFVVKKRTKK
- the rplW gene encoding 50S ribosomal protein L23, whose protein sequence is MIKYRIIKRPLVTEKTVLLKEEANQFAFEVDRAANRIEIRNAVEKIFKVKVASVKTIQVKGKTKQKGRIIGKRKDWKKAIVRLLPGERIEFFEGA
- the rplD gene encoding 50S ribosomal protein L4 — its product is MAVVDVLNTKAEKVSEIELADYIFDVPAKSNVLHEVVRMQLACRRSGTASVKHRSDVKGSGRKLFRQKGTGRARRGDIKSPLLRGGGSVFGPDPRSYAYSVPKKVKKLALKMALSSKYRTNELVVLDNFDLDKIQTKKFIGIINQLNIKKALIVIDEKNEKLELSSRNVPNIKVMRYEGLNVYDILKYNHLVLLEPSIKSIEGRFVV
- the rplC gene encoding 50S ribosomal protein L3, with amino-acid sequence MCRGLIGKKIGMSGVFSADGKFIPVTVIQAGPCFVTQIKTIVNEGYDALQIGFCEQKKSRINKPKQGHLQKSGGQSFLYLREVDVDEPELYKPGQKILLDIFKVGERVDVAGTSKGRGFAGVIKRHGFHGGKKTHGSHSHRIPGSVGCSAWPGKVIKGKKLPGHYGNSRTTVRNLEIVDIRPEENLILIKGALPGHRSGLVAIKKRALAE